The following coding sequences lie in one Rutidosis leptorrhynchoides isolate AG116_Rl617_1_P2 chromosome 4, CSIRO_AGI_Rlap_v1, whole genome shotgun sequence genomic window:
- the LOC139841745 gene encoding uncharacterized protein has product MPGIANNGPYVPITTIEVRPATKDSPVTEAREVDLPPSRWEDEDKLRVGLEPKIKTMIAITLPNHMFKLIKRKTSSKAILDYLDVTYGGKDEVRQNKIISLKRECELFFGYKNETLKKTFVRFNSLVANLDNLKVKYTDFEQVNRFTDSLPTKLKPVTNPLRTTQTLKNYDMSSIYGTRWNHEKA; this is encoded by the coding sequence ATGCCCGGAATCGCAAATAATGGCCCATATGTTCCCATTACCACCATTGAAGTTAGACCTGCAACTAAAGATTCTCCTGTTACTGAAGCAAGAGAGGTTGATCTTCCCCCATCTAGATGGGAGGATGAAGACAAACTTCGTGTTGGACTTGAACCTAAAATCAAAACTAtgatagctataactttacctaatcatATGTTTAAATTGATTAAGAGGAAAACATCTTCTAAAGCTATTTTGGACTATCTTGACGTCACTTATGGTGGGAAAGATGAGGTCAGGCAAAACAAAATCATTTCTTTAAAAAGGGAATGTGAGCTCTTCTTTGGTTACAAGAATGAGACTTTGAAAAAAACCTTTGTCAGGTTCAACTCTCTGGTAGCTAACCTGGATAACTTGAAAGTCAAATACACAGACTTTGAACAGGTCAATAGATTCACTGACTCATTACCTACCAAGTTGAAACCTGTCACTAATCCTCTAAGGACAACGCAGACTTTAAAGAATTATGACATGTCATCTATATATGGTACTcgttggaaccatgagaaggcataa